The genomic stretch GTCGGAGGACGAGGGCGGCGGATCGGTCGGCGTGGGTTCGGTCGGCGCCGGATCGGTGGGCGTCGGTTCCGGATCGGTGGGCGTGGGATCGGGCGTCGTCGGGGGCGGGTCGCTCGGCGTGGGGTCGGTGGGCGCCGGATCGGGACTGCCGGGACCGGGGCCCGGGTCGGAGGGGCTCGGCGCGGTGCCGTAGCCCTCGATGCGGACGACGGCTCCGGCGGGCGACACGGCGACCCGTGCGGTCCAGTACCCGGACGGCTCCCGCAGCGGATCGACGTACACCTTGATCGTGAACGACTTGCCGGGCGCGAGGGTTCCCGACGAGCGGCTCAGGTACAGCCAGGGCGCACCGGTGGTGGCGGACCAGCGCACGGGGGCGTCGCCGGTGGCGGTCAGGGTGATGAGCGTGGTGTCGCCGCTGTTGTCGGCGGTGACGTCGAGCTGTCCCGCGCCCTTCTTCCCGGCGCCGGTGACGCTGATGACCTCGACAGTGACGTCGGGCCTGGCGCCCTTGGCGTGGCGGCCGCCGGGGCTGCTGGCGTTGCCCGCGTTCTCGTAGCCGCCGCCCGCCGCCTCGCCGTCGAGGGCGTCCGGGCCCTGCGCCTCGCTGGCGCTGGCCGCCCGGCCCTCGACGTCCTCGCCGGTGGGCGTGGAGCGGTAGGCGGCCCACAGGGCGAGCACGGGCGCGGCGACGACGGTGGCGACGACGGTCGTGGTGACGGCACGCGCGCGCAGCCGGTCCCGGCGGGCGGCCCGGTCCTTGGGGTCCATCGGGAATCCGCGCCGGTCGAACCGGGGCGCGGTGCCCCGCGCGCGTGGGACGTGCGCCATGGCGGCGTGCAGGGCCGCGCGGGGTGCCTCCAGGACGGGCAGTTCGGCGGGGGTGACGGTGGCGCCGGGCCAACGGCCGGGGACCGCGCGCTCGGCGGTACGGCGGCAGCGGGGGCAGTCGTCGACATGCCGGACCAGCTCGCGGCGCAGGGCGGTGGACAGGACGAGCTGGTTGTCGCCGGTGAGGCGGGCGACGCTCGGGCAGGTGCCGGTCTCCACCACGGCGAGGGCCGCGCGCGTGCGCTCCACCTCGCAGGCGGCGGAGGCGAGCAGCTCGCGGGCGGCGGCGGGGTCGGTGCCGAGGACGGCGGCGACCTCGTGGGCGGCGAGGTGGTGGCGTACGGCGAGTTCGAGCGCCTCGCGCTGTTCGGGGGTGGTGCCGGCGGCCTCCGGCCAGGCGAGCAGGGCGAGTTGCCTCCTGCGCTCCTCCTGGGCCCGCTCGGAGACGGGCGGGGCGGCGGGCGGTGGCCGGTGGGTGCCGTGGCGGCCCGCGGCGTGGGTGGCCTGACGTTTCTGCTTGGCCTCGGCGAGCTTGCGCAGACAGGACCAGCGGGCGAGGGCGTACAGCCAGGCACGGCGGTCGGCGGCGGACTCCGGGACGCGCTGACCGCGCCGCTCCGCCAGGGCGAGGACGTCGCCGAGGGCGGCGGTCGCGGCGTCGTGGTCGCACAGCACGGAGAGGCAGTAGGTGAACAGGCCGTCCAGGTACGGCTCGTAGCGCGCGGGCGGGCGCTGCGCCAGGGTGCGCGCCGCGCCTCGGTCGCGCGCCTCTCGGTGCGCTCGGTGTGCGCCGGTGGTGCGGGCGGAGGTCTCCGGGCGGCTGCTCGTCATCCGTGGACCGTAGGCGCGTCGGGGAGGCACCTTCTCCCACCTTGAGCACATTTAATTCGTACGGGTGAAACGATCCCTCATAAGGGGACAGGAACGCCTCGTTCCATGGCCGGTTCCCGGTCGTCGTGGCTGGTTCCTTACTCGGGTACGTCGAAGCCGGGGAGGTGCATGCCCGGTTCGTCGTAGAGCAGGGAGAGCTGGTGATCGCCACCCTGGACACGCAGCCACCACAGGGCCCGCGGGAGCTCCGCGACGGAACCGACGCCGCTGAGGAAGCGGTCGACGAACGCCCGGAGGCGGTCGCACTCCGAGCCGCAGCTCCCCGGGTGGGGGGCCGTCGTCCACAGGACCACGCCGTGGCCGCGCGTGAGCAGCCGGGACATGATCTCCCGGCCCGGGCCACGGCTGACGGGGCCGCAGAGAACCGGGAACGCACCCCGCGGACAGCCGCCCACCGACGCCGGATTCGCGCCGATCGGGACATGCCACGCGGAGACGCCTTCCGCGCGACGCAGCGCAGCGTCGACGGAGGACCATTGCTTCGCCGACGACACGGGCCGGTCCGCGAAGCGGATCGTCACCGGCCGCTGCGTCCCCAGGGACTGCCACTCGCGTCCGGGGGCGGGCCAGGTGTGCGGTGCCAGGTCGAAGGACCTCAGAGGCAGGGCGAACGCCACCGGCGTCGGACGGTACTGCGTGTCCGTACCGGCCAGAACACCGCGCAGCGGATTCGCCAGCTCACGCATCAACGCCTCGCGCCTGGTCCACGAGTAGCTCACGTGCTTGGGGTCCCACCGGGATCCCTTGGACACGTAGATGCTCCAGCGGACGGACGAACGCCGCATGGCCGCGCCGGACGCCATCACCAGGACACTGGCGTCGGAGCGGACCCGCGAGGCGCCGCGGATGACCACGCCCGAACGCCTGTCGGCCCGGGACGCGGCCGTCGTGTCCCCGGCCTGTTCGTACGCCTCCTTGGCCGCTTCCCAGTCGTCGCGGGCCGCCGGGTACTGATGCAGTTCCTCACGAGCCCGGGCACGCACCTCGATGGCCTGGGCCTG from Streptomyces davaonensis JCM 4913 encodes the following:
- a CDS encoding BACON domain-containing protein, which codes for MTSSRPETSARTTGAHRAHREARDRGAARTLAQRPPARYEPYLDGLFTYCLSVLCDHDAATAALGDVLALAERRGQRVPESAADRRAWLYALARWSCLRKLAEAKQKRQATHAAGRHGTHRPPPAAPPVSERAQEERRRQLALLAWPEAAGTTPEQREALELAVRHHLAAHEVAAVLGTDPAAARELLASAACEVERTRAALAVVETGTCPSVARLTGDNQLVLSTALRRELVRHVDDCPRCRRTAERAVPGRWPGATVTPAELPVLEAPRAALHAAMAHVPRARGTAPRFDRRGFPMDPKDRAARRDRLRARAVTTTVVATVVAAPVLALWAAYRSTPTGEDVEGRAASASEAQGPDALDGEAAGGGYENAGNASSPGGRHAKGARPDVTVEVISVTGAGKKGAGQLDVTADNSGDTTLITLTATGDAPVRWSATTGAPWLYLSRSSGTLAPGKSFTIKVYVDPLREPSGYWTARVAVSPAGAVVRIEGYGTAPSPSDPGPGPGSPDPAPTDPTPSDPPPTTPDPTPTDPEPTPTDPAPTEPTPTDPPPSSSDPDPPPSGTGEPTDPEGSSSPPPPSDSGDPSPSQS